The genomic region GTCAGCCACAAAATCAAGACCAGACCATGCTTAAACCGATACTGCTCGTCGAAGACAATCCGAATGACCTCGAGCTCACGCTCGTCGCGCTCGACAAGAGCCAGCTCGCCAATGAAGTGATCGTCGCGCGCGACGGCCAGGAGGCCATCGACTATCTGACCTCCGAAGGCGAATGGAAGGACCGCGCGCCGGGCAATCCGGCCGTCATCCTGCTCGATCTGAAGCTCCCGAAAATCGACGGGCTGGAAGTGCTCGACATGATCCGCTCCAGCGCGGGCTTGAAGAGCGTGCCGGTCGTCATGCTCACGTCGTCGCGCGAGGAGCAGGACCTCGTGCGCAGCTACGAGCTGGGCGTGAACGCCTACGTGGTGAAGCCGGTGGAGTTCGCGGAGTTCGTCGAGGCGATCAGCGATCTCGGCGTGTTCTGGGCCGTGCTGAACGAACCGCCGCCCGGTTCCACGCGCTTTCGCCGTCCGTCGGCGGGGCAGTGACGGCCGTGTCCATGTCAGCGCACACGACTCTCCTCACGCGAGCGCGCCCGCTTCTTCGCGAGGCCGCCTAAGACCATGCAGCCCCTGCATCTGCTTCTCGTCGAAGACAACGCACTCGATGCGGAGCTGACGATCGCCCAGCTCGAACGCGCCGACTACGTGGTCGAGGCGTCCATCGTCTACGACGCCGCGACGTTCATCGCCGAGATCGAGGCGAAGCGCTTCGACGTGATCCTCGCCGATTTCGTCATGCCGACGTTCTCCGGCATCGAGGCGCTCTCGATTGCAAGCGAACGCGCGCCGGACACGCCGTTCATCTTCGTGTCGGGGTTGCTCGGCGAGGAACACGCCGTCGACATGCTCAAGCGCGGCGCGACCGACTACGTGCTCAAGCAGCGCCTGCAACGGCTGCCGGCGGTCGTGCGGCGCGCGATGCGCGAGAGCGCCGAGCGCACGCAGCGCATCGCCGTCGAACGGGCGCTGCGCGAAACGGAGACGCATTTTCGGCTGCTCGTCGAGGCGCTCAAGGACTACGCCGTCATCACGCTGGATCCGGAAGGGCGCATCCGCACCTGGAACGTCGCGTCCGAGCGCATTTTCGGCTTTCCGGCGCAGGACGTCCTCGGGCAGAGCGCGAGCATTTTCTATAGCGAGGACGATCGCGAAGCCGGCGTGTTCGACGTAGAACTGGAGACCGCGCGCCGCGAAGGCAGCGCAAGCGACGACCGCTGGCTCTGGCGCAAGGACGGTCACTCGTTTTTCGCATCGGCCGTGACGACCGCGATCCGCGCCGAACAGAACGAGCTGATCGGCTTCTCGAAGATCGTGCGCGACGCCACCGACGCGCACATGGCCGCCGACGCGCTGCGGCTCGCGAAGGATCAGGCGGAATCCGCGAACCGCGCGAAGGACCACTTCCTCGCGGTGCTGTCGCACGAGCTGCGTACGCCGCTCACGCCGATCCTCGCGGCCGTG from Caballeronia sp. Lep1P3 harbors:
- a CDS encoding response regulator — encoded protein: MLKPILLVEDNPNDLELTLVALDKSQLANEVIVARDGQEAIDYLTSEGEWKDRAPGNPAVILLDLKLPKIDGLEVLDMIRSSAGLKSVPVVMLTSSREEQDLVRSYELGVNAYVVKPVEFAEFVEAISDLGVFWAVLNEPPPGSTRFRRPSAGQ